A single genomic interval of Musa acuminata AAA Group cultivar baxijiao chromosome BXJ3-4, Cavendish_Baxijiao_AAA, whole genome shotgun sequence harbors:
- the LOC103981931 gene encoding synaptotagmin-3 isoform X2, which produces MGLVDTLLGVVGFGLGIAIGLVVGYFFYVYFQPSDVKDPIVTPLHELDSNALQKLLPEIPFWLKNPDYDRAICNRIQSETKPIFDQYIGKYWIKSIEFHNLTLGSLPPTIHGVKVYETQEKELVFEPAVRWAGNTNIVLVLKLSSIKVTVQLLDLQISLVPRVTLKPLVPSFPCFANLTVSLMEKPYVDFGLKILGGDLMAMPGLYRFIQDTIATEVSNLYHWPKLIEVPILDSSSCATKKPVGILHVNVVRASNLLKMDLLGKSDPYVKLSLSGERLPSKKTSIKMRNLNPEWNEQFKLTVKDPETQVLQLHVYDWEKVKMHDKLGMQVIPLSLLTPHETKEFTLDLLKNLNPNDPQNTRNRGKIIVQLTFDPFKEDNGSFNMGLDEKLSGSDRATQDTSYNGGLLLVTVEAAEDVEGKRHTNPYAMILFRGEKKKTKVIKKSRDPRWKEDFQFMLEDAPIDEKIHVEVLSKGRLFSFHPKESLGYVDINLSDVVNNGRINERYHLINSRNGVIHLEIKWNTT; this is translated from the exons ATGGGTCTGGTGGACACTCTCTTGGGCGTCGTCGGCTTCGGGCTCGGCATTGCCATCGGCCTCGTGGTCGGCTACTTTTTCTACGTGTACTTCCAGCCCAGCGACGTTAAG GATCCAATTGTAACACCATTGCATGAATTGGATTCCAACGCCTTGCAAAAACTTCTACCGGAGATTCCATTTTGGTTGAAAAATCCTGACTATGATCGA GCAATATGCAACAGAATACAGAGTGAAACAAAGCCAATATTTGATCAGTATATTGGAAAGTACTGGATAAAATCAATCGAGTTTCATAATCTAACTCTTGGTTCTCTTCCACCAACAATTCACG gagttaaggtttatgaAACTCAAGAGAAAGAATTAGTCTTTGAGCCTGCAGTTCGATGGGCTGGCAATACAAACATAGTTTTAGTACTAAAGTTGTCTTCCATCAAAGTGACAGTGCAG CTATTGGATTTACAAATATCTTTGGTACCACGTGTCACTTTGAAGCCACTAGTTCCAAGTTTTCCATGCTTTGCCAACCTGACTGTCTCATTGATGGAAAAG CCATATGTTGACTTTGGGCTCAAAATTTTGGGTGGAGATTTGATGGCGATGCCTGGCTTGTATCGGTTTATTCAG GATACAATTGCAACAGAAGTTTCGAATCTATACCATTGGCCAAAGCTTATAGAAGTGCCTATTTTAGATAGTTCTAG TTGTGCAACAAAGAAGCCCGTGGGAATATTGCATGTCAACGTTGTTCGGGCATCTAATCTTCTCAAGATGGATTTGCTCGGTAAATCAGATCCATATGTTAAACTCAGCTTAAGCGGGGAGAGACTGCCTTCAAAAAAGACCTCAATAAAGATGCGTAATCTAAATCCTGAATGGAATGAGCAGTTCAAGCTTACCGTGAAAGACCCAGAAACTCAAGTTCTTCAGCTGCATGTCTATGACTGGGAAAAG GTGAAAATGCACGACAAGTTGGGCATGCAGGTGATTCCTTTGAGTTTGCTTACTCCTCATGAAACAAAAGAGTTCACTCTTGATCTTCTCAAGAACCTAAACCCCAATGACCCACAAAATACAAGAAACAGAGGAAAGATCATAGTGCAATTGACATTTGACCCTTTTAAAGAGGATAATGGCAGTTTCAATATGGGTTTAGATGAGAAGCTTAGTGGCAGTGATAGAGCTACCCAAGATACATCATATAACGGTGGGCTGTTGTTGGTGACGGTAGAAGCTGCAGAAGATGTGGAAGGAAAACGTCATACTAATCCTTATGCCATGATCCTTTTCAGAGGTGAAAAGAAGAAAACTAAG GTCATCAAGAAAAGCAGAGATCCAAGATGGAAGGAAGACTTCCAATTTATGTTAGAAGATGCCCCAATTGACGAGAAAATTCATGTGGAAGTACTGAGCAAGGGGAGACTTTTTAGCTTTCACCCCAAG GAGTCCCTGGGTTATGTTGATATCAATCTTTCAGATGTTGTAAACAATGGACGCATAaacgaaagatatcatttgataaattcaCGCAATGGAGTTATTCATCTTGAGATCAAATGGAACACTACCTGA
- the LOC103981979 gene encoding MDIS1-interacting receptor like kinase 2-like isoform X2, producing MSNSDLFSIWNYDGRAVFCDIIDATEDFDDAYCVGIGGCGSVYEAELPTGQVVAVKKFHLGDNGELLNEKGFRNEIRALMEIRHRNVVKLYGFCNHSRWMFLVYEYMERGSLACMLEEDERAAELNWERRVTCIRDVADALSYMHHDCIPCVVHRDVSSKNILFDSEFKACVSDFGTAKLMQLDSSNWSTLAGTMGYVAPEFAYTMKVTEKCDVYSFGVVALEVMMGRHPGELILSLSSPCGQLTLLKDVLDRRLPCPTDRVREEITTAAMIALTCVRTDPKSRPDMRWISNELSKEKPDAAYHQPMNTIRLCQLMSLEL from the exons ATGAGCAACTCGGACTTGTTCTCGATCTGGAACTACGACGGGAGGGCCGTTTTCTGCGACATCATCGACGCGACGGAGGACTTCGACGACGCCTACTGCGTCGGAATTGGTGGATGTGGCAGCGTGTACGAGGCAGAACTTCCGACCGGTCAGGTGGTGGCCGTGAAGAAGTTCCACCTCGGCGACAACGGGGAGCTACTCAACGAGAAGGGCTTCCGGAACGAGATCCGGGCGCTGATGGAGATCCGCCATCGCAACGTCGTGAAGCTCTACGGCTTCTGTAACCACTCGCGGTGGATGTtcctggtgtacgagtacatggagaGGGGGAGCTTGGCGTGCATGCTGGAGGAGGACGAGAGAGCCGCGGAGCTGAACTGGGAGAGGAGGGTGACGTGCATAAGGGACGTGGCCGACGCGCTCAGCTACATGCACCATGACTGCATCCCCTGCGTGGTGCACCGCGACGTGTCCAGCAAGAACATCCTGTTCGATTCAGAGTTCAAGGCCTGCGTCTCCGACTTCGGCACTGCGAAGCTCATGCAGCTTGATTCATCGAACTGGTCCACGCTTGCAGGCACCATGGGATACGTCGCCCCAG AGTTTGCTTACACGATGAAGGTAACGGAGAAGTGCGATGTGTATAGTTTTGGGGTGGTGGCGCTGGAGGTGATGATGGGAAGACACCCCGGGGAGCTCATTCTATCGCTGTCTTCGCCTTGCGGACAACTCACACTCCTCAAAGATGTGTTGGATCGGCGTCTTCCGTGCCCCACGGATCGCGTCAGAGAGGAGATAACCACAGCCGCGATGATCGCGTTGACATGCGTGCGAACTGATCCCAAGTCACGACCGGACATGCGGTGGATATCCAACGAGTTGTCCAAGGAGAAGCCCGATGCTGCGTATCATCAGCCCATGAACACCATCAGGTTGTGCCAGTTGATGAGTCTTGAACTATGA
- the LOC135637000 gene encoding auxin response factor 18-like, whose product MLTFSKSMKESSMKQSDKCLDSQLWHACAGGMVQMPAVNSKVYYFPQGHTEHAQGLVDFGTSQRIPPLILCCVTAVKFMADLETDEVFAKISLVPLRPNEPDFGEDDGLGLSINGVDVQEKPASFAKTLTQSDANNGGGFSVPRYCAETIFPRLDYSADPPVQTVLAKDVHGEIWKFRHIYRGTPRRHLLTTGWSTFVNQKKLVAGDSIVFLRTENGDLCVGIRRAKRGGIGGGPDIPSGWNPPGGNCASSYGGFSVFLREEENKLMRGNGNGGGAGGAMRISGRVRADSVIEAATLAANGQPFEVVYYPRASTPEFCVKAASVKAAMRIQWCPGMRFKMAFETEDSSRISWFMGTISSVQIADPVRWPNSPWRLLQVTWDEPDLLQNVNRVNPWLVELVSNMPAIHLAPFSPPRKKLRIPQHPDFPLEGQLSTPMFPGNPLGHCTSPLFCFPDSTPAGIQGARHSQFGISLSDLHHNKLQSGLFHAGFHRLNHTSSLSRISAGVAVDSPAIDKNISCLLTIGNTSQSIKNPCNAKPQQLMLFGKPILTEEQISLINSGDMVSPGATGYSSPDGNLEKKTKFPEASGSATNKNVAVDNSSCNRFEWYGDHHSSDLGLETGHCKVFMESDDVGRTLDLSVFGSYEELYRRLADMFGIEKSEMMSHVIYKDAAGAVKLTGDEPFSDFMKTARRLTILTDSGSDNIGRSMLPGSFSANLQCCS is encoded by the exons ATGCTCACATTTAGCAAATCGATGAAAGAATCATCAATGAAGCAAAGTGACAAGTGCCTGGACTCCCAGCTGTGGCATGCCTGCGCCGGCGGAATGGTTCAGATGCCGGCAGTGAACTCCAAGGTCTACTACTTCCCACAGGGTCACACGGAGCATGCCCAAGGCCTTGTGGATTTTGGGACCTCCCAGCGAATCCCACCTCTGATCCTTTGCTGTGTAACTGCTGTGAAATTTATGGCTGATCTGGAGACTGACGAGGTGTTTGCAAAAATCAGCCTGGTTCCACTGAGGCCCAACGAGCCAGACTTTGGAGAAGATGATGGACTGGGTCTCAGTATAAATGGAGTTGATGTACAAGAAAAGCCGGCATCTTTTGCCAAGACGTTGACACAATCGGATGCCAATAATGGTGGGGGCTTCTCTGTCCCACGTTACTGTGCTGAGACCATCTTCCCGAGGTTGGACTACTCGGCTGACCCTCCTGTGCAGACCGTGCTTGCAAAGGATGTGCATGGTGAGATTTGGAAGTTTAGGCACATATACAGGGGGACACCTCGTCGGCATTTGCTGACAACTGGGTGGAGCACTTTTGTTAACCAGAAGAAGCTTGTGGCAGGCGATTCAATTGTGTTCTTGAGAACAGAGAATGGGGATCTCTGTGTGGGAATCCGACGGGCTAAACGAGGTGGGATTGGTGGGGGTCCAGATATCCCATCAGGATGGAACCCACCGGGTGGGAATTGTGCATCTAGCTATGGGGGCTTCTCTGTCTTCCTaagggaggaagaaaataaaTTGATGAGGGGAAATGGCAATGGTGGTGGTGCTGGTGGGGCTATGAGGATTAGTGGAAGAGTAAGGGCAGATTCTGTCATCGAGGCAGCAACACTTGCGGCTAATGGGCAACCTTTTGAGGTTGTGTATTATCCTAGAGCAAGTACACCAGAGTTCTGTGTGAAGGCTGCATCAGTAAAAGCTGCAATGAGGATCCAATGGTGTCCAGGGATGAGATTTAAGATGGCTTTTGAAACTGAGGATTCCTCACGGATTAGTTGGTTCATGGGGACGATATCTTCTGTTCAGATTGCAGATCCTGTACGGTGGCCTAATTCGCCTTGGAGACTTCTGCAG gtcacatgggatgaaCCAGATCTGTTACAAAATGTGAACCGTGTGAACCCATGGCTAGTTGAACTGGTCTCAAACATGCCAGCTATCCATCTTGCTCCCTTCTCTCCGCCAAGGAAAAAGCTCCGCATCCCTCAACACCCTGATTTTCCCCTTGAAGGCCAACTTTCAACACCAATGTTCCCCGGAAATCCCCTTGGTCACTGCACCAGTCCTCTATTCTGTTTCCCAGACAGTACTCCTGCAGGCATACAGGGAGCCAGGCATTCTCAATTTGGTATATCTTTATCAGATCTCCACCATAACAAACTGCAGTCAGGTCTGTTCCATGCTGGCTTTCACCGCCTTAATCACACATCTTCACTCTCAAGAATATCAGCAGGTGTAGCCGTTGATAGTCCTGCCATTGATAAAAACATTTCTTGTTTGTTAACAATTGGCAATACTTCCCAAAGCATAAAGAATCCCTGCAATGCAAAGCCACAACAATTAATGCTTTTTGGGAAGCCAATACTAACCGAGGAGCAAATTTCTCTGATCAACTCTGGGGATATGGTCTCCCCTGGAGCCACTGGATACAGTTCTCCTGATGGGAATCTAGAGAAGAAAACCAAATTTCCAGAAGCATCTGGTTCTGCAACTAACAAAAATGTGGCTGTGGATAATTCATCTTGTAACAGATTTGAGTGGTATGGGGATCACCATTCATCAGACCTTGGTCTGGAGACTGGACATTGCAAGGTTTTTATGGAATCAGATGATGTTGGCCGCACCCTTGATCTCTCTGTGTTTGGTTCTTATGAAGAACTATACAGAAGGCTAGCCGACATGTTTGGGATTGAGAAATCTGAGATGATGAGCCATGTGATTTATAAGGATGCGGCTGGTGCAGTTAAACTCACTGGAGATGAACCTTTCAG tgactTTATGAAAACGGCACGGAGGCTGACAATATTAACAGATTCGGGCAGTGATAACATAGGAAG ATCGATGCTACCAGGATCGTTCAGCGCAAACCTACAGTGCTGCAGTTGA
- the LOC103981979 gene encoding MDIS1-interacting receptor like kinase 2-like isoform X1 produces MWSLIPPHKLGVVIVCILVLISVVIFVPLVYLCVVLCRRQRIGIWEQEEEAEMSNSDLFSIWNYDGRAVFCDIIDATEDFDDAYCVGIGGCGSVYEAELPTGQVVAVKKFHLGDNGELLNEKGFRNEIRALMEIRHRNVVKLYGFCNHSRWMFLVYEYMERGSLACMLEEDERAAELNWERRVTCIRDVADALSYMHHDCIPCVVHRDVSSKNILFDSEFKACVSDFGTAKLMQLDSSNWSTLAGTMGYVAPEFAYTMKVTEKCDVYSFGVVALEVMMGRHPGELILSLSSPCGQLTLLKDVLDRRLPCPTDRVREEITTAAMIALTCVRTDPKSRPDMRWISNELSKEKPDAAYHQPMNTIRLCQLMSLEL; encoded by the exons ATGTGGAGCCTAATACCACCACACAAGTTGGGAGTCGTTATTGTCTGCATCTTGGTTCTGATTTCTGTCGTGATATTTGTTCCCCTTGTATACCTTTGTGTTGTTCTCTGCCGCCGCCAAAGAATCGGCATCtgggagcaggaggaggaagccGAGATGAGCAACTCGGACTTGTTCTCGATCTGGAACTACGACGGGAGGGCCGTTTTCTGCGACATCATCGACGCGACGGAGGACTTCGACGACGCCTACTGCGTCGGAATTGGTGGATGTGGCAGCGTGTACGAGGCAGAACTTCCGACCGGTCAGGTGGTGGCCGTGAAGAAGTTCCACCTCGGCGACAACGGGGAGCTACTCAACGAGAAGGGCTTCCGGAACGAGATCCGGGCGCTGATGGAGATCCGCCATCGCAACGTCGTGAAGCTCTACGGCTTCTGTAACCACTCGCGGTGGATGTtcctggtgtacgagtacatggagaGGGGGAGCTTGGCGTGCATGCTGGAGGAGGACGAGAGAGCCGCGGAGCTGAACTGGGAGAGGAGGGTGACGTGCATAAGGGACGTGGCCGACGCGCTCAGCTACATGCACCATGACTGCATCCCCTGCGTGGTGCACCGCGACGTGTCCAGCAAGAACATCCTGTTCGATTCAGAGTTCAAGGCCTGCGTCTCCGACTTCGGCACTGCGAAGCTCATGCAGCTTGATTCATCGAACTGGTCCACGCTTGCAGGCACCATGGGATACGTCGCCCCAG AGTTTGCTTACACGATGAAGGTAACGGAGAAGTGCGATGTGTATAGTTTTGGGGTGGTGGCGCTGGAGGTGATGATGGGAAGACACCCCGGGGAGCTCATTCTATCGCTGTCTTCGCCTTGCGGACAACTCACACTCCTCAAAGATGTGTTGGATCGGCGTCTTCCGTGCCCCACGGATCGCGTCAGAGAGGAGATAACCACAGCCGCGATGATCGCGTTGACATGCGTGCGAACTGATCCCAAGTCACGACCGGACATGCGGTGGATATCCAACGAGTTGTCCAAGGAGAAGCCCGATGCTGCGTATCATCAGCCCATGAACACCATCAGGTTGTGCCAGTTGATGAGTCTTGAACTATGA
- the LOC103981931 gene encoding synaptotagmin-3 isoform X1, with product MGLVDTLLGVVGFGLGIAIGLVVGYFFYVYFQPSDVKDPIVTPLHELDSNALQKLLPEIPFWLKNPDYDRVDWLNKFILNMWPYLDKAICNRIQSETKPIFDQYIGKYWIKSIEFHNLTLGSLPPTIHGVKVYETQEKELVFEPAVRWAGNTNIVLVLKLSSIKVTVQLLDLQISLVPRVTLKPLVPSFPCFANLTVSLMEKPYVDFGLKILGGDLMAMPGLYRFIQDTIATEVSNLYHWPKLIEVPILDSSSCATKKPVGILHVNVVRASNLLKMDLLGKSDPYVKLSLSGERLPSKKTSIKMRNLNPEWNEQFKLTVKDPETQVLQLHVYDWEKVKMHDKLGMQVIPLSLLTPHETKEFTLDLLKNLNPNDPQNTRNRGKIIVQLTFDPFKEDNGSFNMGLDEKLSGSDRATQDTSYNGGLLLVTVEAAEDVEGKRHTNPYAMILFRGEKKKTKVIKKSRDPRWKEDFQFMLEDAPIDEKIHVEVLSKGRLFSFHPKESLGYVDINLSDVVNNGRINERYHLINSRNGVIHLEIKWNTT from the exons ATGGGTCTGGTGGACACTCTCTTGGGCGTCGTCGGCTTCGGGCTCGGCATTGCCATCGGCCTCGTGGTCGGCTACTTTTTCTACGTGTACTTCCAGCCCAGCGACGTTAAG GATCCAATTGTAACACCATTGCATGAATTGGATTCCAACGCCTTGCAAAAACTTCTACCGGAGATTCCATTTTGGTTGAAAAATCCTGACTATGATCGA GTTGATTGGCTGAACAAATTTATTCTCAACATGTGGCCTTACTTGGATAAG GCAATATGCAACAGAATACAGAGTGAAACAAAGCCAATATTTGATCAGTATATTGGAAAGTACTGGATAAAATCAATCGAGTTTCATAATCTAACTCTTGGTTCTCTTCCACCAACAATTCACG gagttaaggtttatgaAACTCAAGAGAAAGAATTAGTCTTTGAGCCTGCAGTTCGATGGGCTGGCAATACAAACATAGTTTTAGTACTAAAGTTGTCTTCCATCAAAGTGACAGTGCAG CTATTGGATTTACAAATATCTTTGGTACCACGTGTCACTTTGAAGCCACTAGTTCCAAGTTTTCCATGCTTTGCCAACCTGACTGTCTCATTGATGGAAAAG CCATATGTTGACTTTGGGCTCAAAATTTTGGGTGGAGATTTGATGGCGATGCCTGGCTTGTATCGGTTTATTCAG GATACAATTGCAACAGAAGTTTCGAATCTATACCATTGGCCAAAGCTTATAGAAGTGCCTATTTTAGATAGTTCTAG TTGTGCAACAAAGAAGCCCGTGGGAATATTGCATGTCAACGTTGTTCGGGCATCTAATCTTCTCAAGATGGATTTGCTCGGTAAATCAGATCCATATGTTAAACTCAGCTTAAGCGGGGAGAGACTGCCTTCAAAAAAGACCTCAATAAAGATGCGTAATCTAAATCCTGAATGGAATGAGCAGTTCAAGCTTACCGTGAAAGACCCAGAAACTCAAGTTCTTCAGCTGCATGTCTATGACTGGGAAAAG GTGAAAATGCACGACAAGTTGGGCATGCAGGTGATTCCTTTGAGTTTGCTTACTCCTCATGAAACAAAAGAGTTCACTCTTGATCTTCTCAAGAACCTAAACCCCAATGACCCACAAAATACAAGAAACAGAGGAAAGATCATAGTGCAATTGACATTTGACCCTTTTAAAGAGGATAATGGCAGTTTCAATATGGGTTTAGATGAGAAGCTTAGTGGCAGTGATAGAGCTACCCAAGATACATCATATAACGGTGGGCTGTTGTTGGTGACGGTAGAAGCTGCAGAAGATGTGGAAGGAAAACGTCATACTAATCCTTATGCCATGATCCTTTTCAGAGGTGAAAAGAAGAAAACTAAG GTCATCAAGAAAAGCAGAGATCCAAGATGGAAGGAAGACTTCCAATTTATGTTAGAAGATGCCCCAATTGACGAGAAAATTCATGTGGAAGTACTGAGCAAGGGGAGACTTTTTAGCTTTCACCCCAAG GAGTCCCTGGGTTATGTTGATATCAATCTTTCAGATGTTGTAAACAATGGACGCATAaacgaaagatatcatttgataaattcaCGCAATGGAGTTATTCATCTTGAGATCAAATGGAACACTACCTGA